A single genomic interval of Acidobacteriota bacterium harbors:
- a CDS encoding aromatic amino acid ammonia-lyase: MAVILEGSGLTVDKLVRIARNEEKVELPSEAVERIKKCRAMLERKIQAREIMYGVNTGIGEFSEVVLNDEQVEDFQRYLIYNHSAGIGDPAPIEYVRGAMVSRINVLARGHSAIRPEIPLTMVEMLNRGVTPYVCLKGSVGASGDLAPMSQIALLMLGEGQAYYQGELLEGKEAMDRASIPVPGLKARDGLASINGSNLLTAMSGLLLYDANNWLKQAEIAAAMSLEALKANMKPYTPMLHQVRGFRGAMRTAGAICKLTEGGDLAAGRIKCKVQDAYSMRSTPQVIGAAHDALAYARSQVEIELNGVGDNPVFFPDENLQLTGANFQGTPVSLPMDMVGVAITMVSVMSERRMNRLNNPALSVGLPPFLTKGAGMFSGMMLSQYTADMQIVEQRILSAPASIQSIPAAADQEDFVSMGMNTAIKNFQIMDNAYGILGIEFMAAAQALDFRDYAFGKGVTRAKEVIRRHVDFLDIDRPLYPDHTNMKQLVKSCEILQEVEAAVGSLE; the protein is encoded by the coding sequence ATGGCTGTTATACTGGAAGGTTCCGGACTGACCGTTGACAAACTGGTCAGAATAGCAAGGAATGAAGAGAAGGTGGAGCTGCCGTCCGAGGCCGTCGAACGAATCAAGAAATGCCGGGCCATGCTGGAGAGGAAGATCCAGGCCAGGGAGATCATGTACGGTGTGAATACCGGGATCGGCGAGTTTTCTGAAGTGGTTTTAAACGACGAGCAGGTCGAGGATTTCCAGCGGTACCTCATATACAATCACTCCGCCGGTATCGGCGATCCGGCGCCGATCGAATACGTACGCGGCGCCATGGTATCCAGGATCAACGTCCTGGCTCGCGGGCATTCGGCCATTCGCCCCGAGATTCCACTGACTATGGTCGAAATGCTCAACCGGGGCGTCACGCCCTACGTCTGCCTCAAAGGCTCGGTCGGTGCCTCCGGCGACCTGGCGCCCATGTCACAGATCGCACTGCTCATGCTGGGCGAGGGCCAGGCTTACTACCAGGGGGAGTTGCTTGAGGGCAAAGAGGCGATGGACAGGGCCTCCATACCGGTTCCGGGGCTTAAGGCACGGGACGGCCTGGCCAGCATAAACGGCTCAAACCTGCTTACCGCGATGAGCGGGCTGCTCCTTTATGACGCCAACAACTGGCTGAAACAGGCGGAAATCGCCGCGGCCATGTCGCTGGAAGCGCTCAAGGCCAACATGAAACCGTACACGCCCATGTTGCACCAGGTTCGCGGGTTCAGGGGGGCCATGCGGACAGCCGGGGCTATCTGTAAACTGACCGAAGGCGGTGACCTGGCTGCGGGCAGGATCAAGTGCAAGGTTCAGGATGCGTACTCGATGCGCTCAACGCCGCAGGTGATCGGAGCCGCCCACGATGCACTCGCGTATGCCCGTTCGCAGGTGGAGATCGAACTGAACGGGGTCGGTGACAATCCCGTTTTCTTCCCTGACGAGAACCTCCAGCTCACCGGCGCCAACTTCCAGGGGACGCCCGTATCGCTCCCGATGGACATGGTTGGAGTGGCAATCACCATGGTGAGCGTGATGTCGGAGCGGCGCATGAACCGGTTGAACAATCCGGCCCTCAGTGTCGGCCTGCCGCCGTTTCTTACCAAGGGCGCCGGCATGTTCTCCGGTATGATGCTAAGCCAGTATACGGCTGACATGCAGATCGTCGAGCAGCGGATACTCTCCGCCCCGGCATCCATACAGTCCATTCCGGCCGCCGCCGACCAAGAGGATTTCGTTTCGATGGGCATGAACACGGCCATCAAGAACTTCCAGATCATGGACAACGCCTACGGTATCCTGGGCATAGAATTCATGGCGGCCGCGCAGGCCCTGGACTTTCGTGACTATGCGTTCGGCAAAGGCGTTACCAGAGCGAAGGAAGTCATTCGCAGGCACGTTGATTTTCTTGACATCGACCGGCCGTTGTACCCGGATCATACGAACATGAAGCAGCTCGTCAAATCGTGTGAGATTCTTCAGGAAGTGGAGGCGGCGGTCGGCAGCCTCGAGTGA
- a CDS encoding LTA synthase family protein: protein MPSRPFVFIALVFFLAMALFTAARLLFYLSVDPSAGGSDPWSVGSAFLVGLRFDLAVVLVLLAPALLVLPWVRLKRKATAAAALTYLTVCLSVCVLLLLVDVRYYAYFASHLDFRAIEYFNQGRTFWHLVVSDPMFYPVLAGWLVGTALLACVLGRFLRFTRGLPDRRGWGPQVAFFVLLAVLAVLGIRGRVSTSPLRWGLAYVSDNHFVNQLGLNGVYTLARAYSEEGHDSRLSYAPESERFPFVDFREGLDSVRVMLDQPGDEWLEPDRSLLRKTTQPAPPYGFRPNVIVVLMESWSGRNTSALASPHRLTPNFDRLARQGLLFTRFYTSGIRTSYGMTATLCSFPSLPGRSVMTRYNADHPFIAFSEILHERGYVNCFAYGGDLVFDNMEGFLRTKKYDRFFGEDYFGRENVFAEWGVPDHIVFNRLVPLIDSLPRPFQLTILTLSNHEPFDLPDSSVRAFFDDTDSSKVFNAQLYADFALGQFMDSLRQRPLFDSTIFVFTADHAKWVPAPVTIHPVNFHIPLLIYSPGTLGSEERRIGRIGSQTDILPTIMGLLGSDYTHASWGRDLLRLPPEDSGFAMMNVLSLCGFVQDGLLYFEYFGRKQKLYELAEMPRRIVDVRCWYPTASRRMQRRMRYLVQIAEQLSTPAAEVRR from the coding sequence TTGCCGTCTCGCCCGTTTGTGTTCATTGCCCTCGTGTTCTTCCTCGCCATGGCGCTGTTCACCGCTGCCCGCCTTCTTTTCTATTTAAGTGTTGATCCGTCGGCCGGCGGATCCGATCCCTGGTCCGTGGGCAGTGCTTTCCTGGTCGGCCTTCGCTTCGACCTGGCGGTGGTGCTGGTCCTGCTGGCTCCGGCTTTGCTGGTGCTGCCGTGGGTCAGGCTCAAGAGGAAGGCAACGGCAGCCGCTGCCCTGACCTACCTGACCGTGTGCCTGTCGGTTTGCGTCCTGCTCCTGCTGGTGGACGTCCGATACTACGCGTATTTCGCCTCGCATCTCGATTTCCGGGCCATCGAGTACTTCAACCAGGGGAGGACCTTCTGGCATCTGGTGGTTTCCGATCCGATGTTCTACCCGGTGCTTGCGGGATGGCTTGTCGGGACGGCGCTGCTTGCCTGCGTTCTCGGCCGGTTCTTGCGGTTTACGCGCGGTCTGCCGGACAGGCGGGGTTGGGGGCCGCAAGTAGCCTTTTTCGTGCTCCTGGCCGTGCTGGCGGTTCTGGGGATTCGCGGTCGCGTATCAACCTCTCCGCTCAGGTGGGGGCTGGCCTACGTTTCCGACAACCATTTTGTCAACCAGCTCGGTCTGAACGGCGTGTACACTCTGGCACGGGCATACTCGGAAGAGGGCCATGACTCACGCCTATCTTACGCACCGGAATCTGAGCGCTTCCCGTTCGTTGATTTCCGCGAAGGGCTGGACTCGGTGCGCGTGATGCTTGATCAACCGGGCGACGAGTGGCTGGAACCGGACCGCTCGCTGCTGCGAAAGACGACCCAGCCGGCTCCGCCGTACGGTTTCAGGCCCAACGTGATTGTCGTCCTCATGGAGAGCTGGTCGGGACGGAACACGTCCGCGCTGGCCAGCCCCCACCGGCTCACTCCCAATTTCGACCGCCTGGCCCGGCAGGGCCTGCTTTTTACCAGGTTCTACACCAGCGGCATCCGTACCAGTTACGGCATGACGGCGACCCTGTGCAGCTTTCCGTCGCTGCCCGGCCGGTCCGTCATGACGAGGTACAACGCCGACCATCCGTTTATCGCGTTTTCCGAAATCCTGCACGAGAGGGGTTACGTCAACTGCTTCGCCTACGGCGGTGACCTGGTGTTTGACAACATGGAGGGCTTTCTCCGGACCAAGAAGTACGATCGCTTTTTCGGCGAGGACTATTTCGGTCGTGAAAACGTCTTCGCCGAGTGGGGGGTGCCGGATCACATCGTCTTCAACAGGCTGGTACCTTTGATCGACTCGCTCCCCCGCCCCTTTCAACTGACAATCCTGACCCTGTCAAATCATGAACCGTTCGACCTGCCGGATTCGTCGGTGCGCGCGTTCTTTGACGATACGGACAGCTCAAAGGTGTTCAATGCACAGTTGTACGCGGATTTCGCCCTCGGACAATTCATGGACAGCCTGCGACAACGCCCGCTCTTTGACAGTACGATATTCGTCTTCACCGCCGATCACGCCAAGTGGGTACCCGCCCCCGTGACGATTCACCCGGTGAACTTTCACATTCCGCTGCTGATCTACTCACCGGGCACGCTGGGCAGCGAGGAACGGCGAATCGGCAGAATCGGGAGCCAGACTGATATCCTGCCGACTATCATGGGTCTGCTCGGCTCCGACTACACGCACGCAAGCTGGGGTCGTGATCTTCTCAGGCTGCCGCCCGAAGATTCCGGGTTCGCCATGATGAACGTGCTGAGCCTCTGCGGGTTCGTCCAGGACGGACTGCTGTATTTCGAGTACTTCGGCCGGAAGCAGAAACTTTACGAACTGGCCGAGATGCCGCGACGGATCGTCGACGTCAGGTGCTGGTATCCGACGGCGTCCCGCCGCATGCAGCGCCGCATGCGTTATCTGGTTCAAATTGCCGAGCAGCTCTCGACGCCGGCTGCCGAGGTGCGCAGGTAG
- a CDS encoding YbjQ family protein: protein MILSTGEYICHKRIVKTLGLVKGNTIRARHIGRDIAALFRNVVGGEIKDYTKMMAESREQAIDRMVHDAVALGANAIIMIRFSTSSMMQGAAELLVYGTAVVCENE, encoded by the coding sequence GTGATTCTGTCAACGGGCGAATACATCTGTCACAAACGGATTGTCAAAACCCTTGGCCTGGTCAAGGGCAACACCATTCGGGCACGTCACATCGGCAGGGACATTGCCGCCCTGTTCCGTAACGTGGTCGGTGGCGAGATAAAGGATTATACAAAGATGATGGCCGAATCGCGGGAGCAGGCCATAGATCGCATGGTTCATGATGCTGTGGCTCTCGGTGCAAACGCCATCATCATGATCAGGTTCTCCACGTCCTCCATGATGCAGGGGGCGGCAGAACTGCTGGTATACGGTACGGCAGTCGTATGTGAAAACGAGTGA
- a CDS encoding RNA polymerase sigma factor — MDTDSELIMDIRKGNKKALQCLVERYKKTAYRTALGLVGNKDDAFDISQEAFLRVYRSARTYDETQPFLPWFYTIIANLCRTWLKRRSSRENRMVDLDTAHYLLVSRDNPEAALVRKETTQLLAAALRELSFDDREIIVLQHFRGMSYDEIASLLHIPRGTVMSRLYYARKRLAAIMRRNDG; from the coding sequence ATGGACACCGACTCTGAGCTGATCATGGACATCAGGAAGGGAAACAAGAAGGCCCTCCAGTGCCTCGTCGAGAGGTACAAGAAGACGGCTTACCGGACGGCCCTGGGTCTGGTGGGCAATAAAGACGATGCCTTTGATATCTCACAGGAGGCCTTTCTGCGAGTGTACCGGTCAGCCCGGACATATGACGAGACGCAACCGTTCCTCCCCTGGTTTTACACGATAATCGCCAATCTCTGCCGGACCTGGCTGAAGCGCCGCTCCTCCCGCGAGAACCGAATGGTGGATCTTGACACCGCTCACTACCTGCTGGTCAGCCGCGACAACCCGGAGGCGGCACTGGTCCGCAAAGAGACGACGCAACTGCTCGCTGCGGCGCTCCGTGAGTTGTCGTTCGATGACCGCGAGATCATTGTCCTGCAGCACTTCCGGGGAATGTCATACGATGAGATTGCCTCGCTGCTGCACATCCCGCGGGGAACCGTCATGTCCCGGCTTTACTACGCCAGGAAACGGCTGGCTGCTATTATGAGGCGCAATGATGGATAA
- a CDS encoding DUF1028 domain-containing protein has protein sequence MRARNPAAFIALLLLGSGIIAGRTEASESSALHPVCTYSIVAYDSTTGQFGAAVQSHYFKVADVIWVEPGLGAVATQSLVDFAYGPLGLEMMKNGRTAQEALAGLLASDPNSSVRQVAMVDRYGNVATHTGKNCIAEAGHRQGRIYSVQANLMRNNTVWDAMAQAFEETQGDLADRMMAALEAAEGEGGDIRGKQSAAMIVVTGEPTGMSWLDRIVDIRVDDSPEPLAELRRLLNITRAYDFMNQGDEYIAWKKYDEANEAYARAAELAPGNPEILFWHAVTLVSVGEVERSLPIFREVFTADESWRELVPRLVDSGQLPDDKAVILSITVQ, from the coding sequence ATGAGAGCGCGTAATCCGGCAGCCTTTATTGCCCTGCTTCTGCTCGGCTCCGGCATCATCGCCGGCCGGACCGAGGCGTCCGAATCCTCTGCTTTGCATCCGGTCTGCACATACTCGATAGTTGCATACGACAGCACGACGGGTCAGTTCGGTGCCGCGGTCCAGTCGCACTACTTCAAAGTGGCCGACGTTATCTGGGTCGAGCCGGGTCTCGGGGCGGTGGCCACCCAGTCGCTGGTGGATTTCGCCTACGGGCCGCTGGGACTGGAGATGATGAAGAATGGCCGGACCGCCCAGGAGGCGCTGGCCGGCCTGCTGGCAAGTGATCCGAACAGTTCGGTCCGACAGGTCGCCATGGTGGACCGTTACGGTAACGTGGCGACGCACACCGGCAAGAATTGCATCGCCGAAGCAGGCCATCGCCAGGGGAGAATCTACTCGGTTCAGGCCAATCTCATGCGCAACAACACCGTCTGGGACGCCATGGCTCAAGCCTTTGAAGAAACCCAGGGTGATCTTGCCGACCGTATGATGGCAGCCCTGGAAGCCGCGGAGGGCGAGGGCGGCGACATCCGAGGTAAACAGTCTGCGGCCATGATCGTCGTTACCGGCGAACCTACCGGCATGTCGTGGCTGGACCGAATCGTAGATATCCGAGTTGATGATTCCCCCGAACCCCTGGCGGAACTGCGCCGGCTGCTTAACATCACCAGGGCTTATGACTTCATGAACCAGGGGGACGAGTACATCGCCTGGAAGAAGTATGATGAGGCCAACGAAGCTTACGCCCGGGCCGCCGAACTGGCTCCGGGCAATCCGGAAATTCTGTTCTGGCACGCCGTCACACTGGTCTCCGTGGGAGAAGTTGAGCGCTCCCTGCCGATTTTCAGGGAGGTTTTCACAGCCGATGAATCCTGGCGTGAATTGGTACCGCGCCTGGTCGATTCGGGACAACTGCCTGACGACAAGGCGGTCATACTGAGCATCACCGTTCAGTAA
- the recN gene encoding DNA repair protein RecN produces the protein MLKSLKIANIALVDRAELQFEKGLSVLSGETGAGKSVIVTALSLALGGRADREFIRAGELKASVEATFDVSTMQGQYKKDFEDYIQDNRFTVQREIRPNGTSKVRINGVASSLARLKELTAPLAEILGQHANQMLMSEENHLLFLDHFAALDDLRDEVASLFGDWEKVAAELRRFRSRRDQSTKDRELLLFQKDEIEKAKITVGEEERLLHEKTILDSSRSLMESASVVERALDHEDGSALTHLRQARGELEKMAAIDDGLDEQLRELVDMDYRLEDLRRLIEQYGSSIPDDPVRLDEINARLDELYQLKRKYGVSESAVLQTLAEINEQIGDHPDTEARIAELQNTAEQTKTAYTEKAVSLTSVRRKAAEYLKKLVTKELTELAIDQGRFEFEFLYEQDPDGIRLDDSTVRAHPHGLESGRFLFSANPGEPLKSLVKTASGGEISRVLLALKAAEKKNVNLHHSLLVFDEVDAGIGGQTANEVARKLKKLATDRQLIIITHLHQIARLADHHYVAVKAPKSDARTLITVKKLEREAVAAELDRMVALPKEA, from the coding sequence ATGCTTAAGAGCCTGAAAATAGCGAACATCGCCCTGGTTGATCGGGCCGAATTGCAGTTCGAGAAGGGGCTGTCGGTTCTCAGCGGCGAAACCGGAGCCGGCAAATCCGTTATTGTCACTGCCCTCTCCCTTGCGCTCGGGGGACGCGCCGACCGGGAGTTCATCCGGGCCGGCGAGCTGAAGGCAAGCGTCGAGGCGACGTTCGATGTCTCGACCATGCAGGGACAGTACAAGAAGGATTTCGAGGATTACATCCAGGACAACCGCTTTACGGTGCAGCGGGAAATCCGCCCCAACGGTACCTCGAAGGTCAGGATCAACGGCGTGGCTTCCTCGCTGGCGCGGCTTAAAGAACTAACGGCGCCGCTGGCTGAGATTCTCGGGCAGCACGCCAACCAGATGCTGATGAGCGAGGAAAACCACCTGCTCTTTCTCGATCATTTCGCCGCGCTTGATGATCTCCGTGACGAAGTTGCGAGCCTGTTCGGCGACTGGGAGAAGGTGGCCGCCGAATTGCGCAGGTTCCGCTCACGGCGCGATCAGTCCACAAAGGACCGGGAACTTCTGCTCTTCCAGAAGGATGAGATTGAGAAAGCAAAAATCACCGTCGGCGAAGAGGAGCGGTTGCTGCACGAAAAGACGATCCTCGATTCTTCCCGGTCGCTCATGGAATCCGCATCCGTCGTCGAACGGGCGCTCGATCACGAAGATGGTTCTGCTCTCACCCACTTGCGCCAGGCACGCGGGGAACTGGAGAAAATGGCCGCCATCGACGACGGCCTTGACGAGCAACTCCGGGAACTGGTCGACATGGACTACCGACTCGAAGACCTGCGCCGGCTGATTGAGCAGTACGGTTCGAGTATTCCCGACGACCCGGTTCGCCTTGATGAAATCAATGCCCGGCTGGACGAACTGTATCAGCTCAAGAGAAAATACGGAGTGTCCGAATCCGCCGTTCTGCAGACGCTGGCCGAGATCAATGAGCAAATCGGGGATCATCCCGATACCGAAGCCCGCATCGCCGAACTTCAGAACACAGCCGAACAGACGAAGACTGCCTACACTGAAAAGGCGGTCTCGCTGACGTCCGTTCGCCGTAAGGCGGCTGAATACCTCAAGAAACTCGTCACCAAGGAACTCACGGAACTGGCCATTGACCAGGGCAGGTTTGAATTCGAGTTCCTGTACGAGCAGGACCCGGACGGAATCCGGCTTGACGACAGCACGGTCAGGGCGCATCCGCACGGACTGGAAAGCGGGCGCTTTCTGTTCTCCGCCAATCCGGGAGAGCCGCTGAAATCACTTGTGAAGACGGCCTCCGGCGGGGAGATTTCACGCGTTCTGCTGGCCCTCAAGGCGGCCGAGAAAAAGAACGTCAACCTGCACCATTCACTCCTCGTCTTTGACGAAGTAGATGCGGGTATCGGTGGACAGACGGCCAATGAAGTGGCCAGGAAACTGAAAAAGCTGGCTACTGACCGCCAGCTTATCATCATTACCCACCTGCACCAGATCGCGCGACTGGCAGATCACCATTACGTGGCTGTAAAAGCCCCCAAGTCTGACGCCCGGACGCTGATCACCGTGAAGAAGCTTGAGCGTGAAGCCGTCGCGGCAGAGCTTGACCGCATGGTCGCCCTGCCGAAAGAGGCGTAA
- the dnaG gene encoding DNA primase — protein sequence MIPQETIERVREATDIARIIGEYIRLKKRGRNYEAVCPFHIEKTPSFKVNTDRQIYHCFGCGKGGNVFRFLMEHEKMSFVEAVKHLAAKAGVVIRDEVSDVRREQMQRLNYAHEVAVDYYHRLLFESRYHKVLQGYLRDRRQISDDSIEQFKLGLAGERWDGLVTHATGKGLKPEELVKAGLASYSEKKGNYFDRFRQRLMIPIFNLSNRPIAFGGRTLKKGEPAKYVNSPETPLYSKSGVLYGLNFARETIRDTGTVIVVEGYFDFISLWQVGVHNVVASSGTAFTQQQAQLLARFAGEVYLFFDADSAGQQAALRSVDALYDAGIEVKVMIPPEGEDPDSVARQFGGERIEQLRHEALGYIPYRVKDVRIDDTGIVAREKLVKELGALGEKISDPTRRSIFFQEAAQALRIDMSVLTSARQAVAPRPVEPERSTRYSQTEFELLSLLLSYPGAVDPIFEQISPDDFDSRQLSRLYAAMITQYETDGALSANRLVEHFQDDQSVSLLTELAAVEWDQEKVDHEIKERVQDFVKKRQKDIRSQLKRELGEAEAEGNQKRAEEIVERLKQLGL from the coding sequence ATGATTCCGCAGGAAACCATAGAACGGGTTCGCGAGGCAACCGACATCGCCCGGATCATCGGCGAGTATATCCGGCTGAAGAAGCGCGGACGCAACTACGAAGCGGTCTGCCCTTTTCATATCGAGAAGACCCCCTCCTTCAAGGTGAACACCGATCGGCAAATCTACCACTGTTTCGGGTGCGGCAAGGGGGGCAACGTCTTCCGTTTCCTGATGGAACACGAGAAGATGTCGTTCGTCGAAGCCGTCAAACACCTCGCCGCCAAGGCCGGCGTCGTCATCCGGGATGAGGTGTCCGACGTCAGGCGCGAACAGATGCAGCGCCTCAATTACGCCCACGAAGTCGCGGTCGACTACTACCACCGGCTTCTCTTTGAATCACGGTACCACAAGGTGCTTCAGGGCTACCTGCGAGACAGACGACAGATCAGCGATGACAGTATCGAGCAGTTCAAACTCGGCCTGGCCGGCGAGCGCTGGGACGGGCTTGTTACTCACGCCACGGGCAAGGGACTCAAGCCCGAGGAACTGGTCAAAGCGGGACTGGCCAGCTATTCCGAAAAGAAGGGCAATTACTTCGACCGCTTCCGCCAGCGGCTCATGATACCCATTTTCAATCTCAGCAACAGGCCGATTGCGTTCGGCGGCAGGACTCTCAAGAAGGGCGAACCGGCAAAATACGTCAACTCGCCCGAGACACCTCTATACAGCAAGAGCGGTGTCCTGTACGGGCTGAACTTCGCCCGGGAAACCATCCGCGACACCGGAACGGTGATCGTGGTGGAGGGATATTTCGATTTCATTTCCCTCTGGCAGGTCGGCGTGCACAATGTCGTGGCTTCCTCCGGGACCGCCTTCACTCAGCAGCAGGCCCAACTGCTGGCCAGGTTTGCCGGGGAAGTGTACCTCTTTTTCGATGCTGACTCAGCCGGGCAACAGGCAGCCCTTCGCTCCGTCGACGCGCTGTACGACGCCGGCATTGAAGTCAAGGTCATGATTCCGCCCGAGGGTGAAGACCCGGATTCCGTGGCCCGGCAATTCGGCGGCGAGAGGATTGAGCAACTCCGGCACGAAGCACTGGGATATATTCCGTACCGGGTCAAAGACGTACGGATCGACGATACCGGCATTGTGGCCAGGGAAAAGCTGGTCAAGGAACTGGGCGCGCTGGGAGAGAAGATTTCCGATCCCACGCGGCGCTCGATCTTTTTCCAGGAGGCCGCCCAGGCCCTCCGGATCGACATGTCGGTCCTGACCAGCGCCCGCCAGGCAGTTGCCCCCCGGCCCGTCGAGCCCGAACGGTCGACCCGTTACAGCCAGACCGAGTTTGAACTTCTCTCACTGCTTTTGAGCTACCCCGGCGCAGTCGACCCGATTTTCGAGCAGATCAGCCCGGACGATTTCGATTCCCGCCAGCTTTCCCGTCTTTACGCAGCCATGATAACCCAGTACGAGACTGATGGCGCGCTCAGCGCCAACCGTCTGGTCGAGCATTTTCAGGACGATCAGTCGGTTTCTCTGTTGACCGAACTGGCTGCCGTGGAATGGGATCAGGAGAAAGTGGACCACGAAATAAAGGAACGGGTCCAAGATTTTGTTAAGAAACGCCAGAAAGACATCCGATCTCAATTAAAGAGAGAACTTGGCGAGGCCGAGGCCGAGGGTAACCAGAAACGGGCCGAGGAGATAGTCGAACGGCTGAAGCAGTTGGGACTGTGA